In a single window of the Luteolibacter sp. Y139 genome:
- a CDS encoding Rieske (2Fe-2S) protein — protein sequence MREKRTIPVCPAAELPPGSRKIIDAGDGRSIGVFNVHGNYYALRNLCPHAGAELCQGIVTGMNEPSAVGEFRWTREGEILRCPWHGWEFDILTGRSVFCPEKVRVATYEAGVETYETGVDEAGVVVVRV from the coding sequence GTGAGAGAGAAGCGAACCATCCCTGTCTGCCCTGCGGCGGAGCTGCCGCCGGGGTCGCGGAAGATCATCGATGCCGGTGACGGCCGCTCGATCGGCGTCTTCAATGTGCACGGGAACTACTATGCCCTTCGTAATTTGTGCCCGCACGCCGGAGCGGAGCTGTGCCAGGGCATCGTGACGGGAATGAATGAGCCATCCGCCGTGGGCGAATTCCGGTGGACGAGGGAAGGGGAGATCCTGCGTTGTCCGTGGCACGGCTGGGAGTTCGATATCCTGACCGGCCGTTCGGTGTTTTGTCCGGAGAAGGTTCGCGTGGCGACCTACGAGGCCGGGGTGGAGACCTACGAGACGGGCGTGGACGAGGCGGGGGTGGTGGTCGTGCGGGTTTGA